The following proteins come from a genomic window of Zygotorulaspora mrakii chromosome 8, complete sequence:
- the HMI1 gene encoding ATP-dependent 3'-5' DNA helicase (similar to Saccharomyces cerevisiae HMI1 (YOL095C); ancestral locus Anc_3.101) gives MDKPLTASQLQVVEALYEPGSTLKVIAGPGSGKTLALLHRIRRLITTKQVRPDEILVLSLTNKAVDNILTKLLELFHSVKCEEHTNEHLTTIVNQINVSTIHGLASRIVTENEGTISVIEENGWRGLMRLVSKDMKTLQKSNACSIRELQRLFKSYQEGDSKNRNVMAKIADLMKSCKVLTNEELIKRAAFYLDNPTEQCIKLSKKEAVLTADIKSKFKIVFIDEFQDIYPHLGAFLGRICGQKQLALFGDPNQNIYEFLGSNKKVIKQLESINTNLKTMFLHDNFRSTPEIMAAANDIIHHSDSYSNYDPVLKGPCGISPQIIRIPDPIDELEFIVEQISQLVCSSVKLSDIAILTRTNAHSESIAQYFRAYNIKFQKLTSHPDWLSDVRIQFLIDLLRLATIAHYEVNAGKEELEKKLKSDFSVVVTLSAMRGVSDQSIQRLYLDCRQKSMPFWMYLTHVPASRWPVNAACRQKIESFKVNLSKLIAGGALFDMNDHSQLFKHICCTANAFDSQVMQFKNKQELDTFKSHLEQMLLVMKYCACNKGSDSSLVEVFLESYYDKSGSNYPVDFKMSKQDEINISTIHSSKGLEFPVVFLMGTPHTVLPIESKALYVGMTRARNLLYLINIRHPKINSRLKTSTPSLLLNQSFWKYFCIDLNRPTNVQRGLSLHKYSMLKNKYNFSSKNKRSYSTMCKKIISFVATRYKVH, from the coding sequence ATGGACAAACCCCTGACGGCATCTCAATTACAAGTGGTTGAAGCACTTTATGAGCCAGGTAGTACACTGAAGGTTATTGCTGGTCCTGGATCGGGGAAGACCCTGGCTTTATTGCATAGAATTCGTCGTCTTATAACCACCAAGCAAGTAAGACCTGATGAAATACTGGTTTTATCTCTGACCAATAAAGCTGTGGATAATATTTTGACCAAACTGTTGGAATTATTCCATAGTGTAAAGTGTGAAGAACATACAAATGAACACTTAACAACTATTGTTAATCAGATCAACGTTAGCACAATCCATGGTTTAGCTAGCAGAATTGTAACTGAAAATGAGGGAACAATTAGTGTAATAGAAGAAAATGGTTGGCGTGGATTGATGAGACTTGTCTCGAAAGACATGAAAACACTACAGAAGTCCAATGCATGCAGTATTCGAGAACTGCAAAGATTGTTTAAAAGCTATCAAGAAGGTGACAGCAAGAATAGAAATGTCATGGCAAAGATCGCTGATCTAATGAAGAGCTGTAAGGTGCTGACAAATGAAGAATTAATAAAACGAGCTGCTTTTTATCTGGATAATCCAACGGAACAGTGCATTAAACTGTCGAAGAAAGAAGCTGTTTTAACAGCAGATATAAAATCTAAATTTaaaattgttttcattgatGAGTTTCAAGATATATACCCACACTTAGGGGCCTTTTTAGGCAGAATATGCGGTCAGAAACAGCTTGCATTGTTTGGTGATCCcaatcaaaatatatatgagTTTTTGGGAAGTAATAAAAAGGTAATAAAACAACTAGAATCCATTAATACGAATCTCAAAACTATGTTCCTTCATGATAACTTCAGAAGCACACCAGAGATCATGGCCGCTGCTAATGATATAATACACCATTCTGACTCTTATAGCAATTATGATCCCGTTCTCAAGGGCCCTTGTGGAATTTCTCCACAGATTATTCGTATTCCTGATCCCATTGACGAGTTGGAATTTATTGTGGAGCAAATATCTCAACTGGTGTGTTCATCTGTCAAACTGTCCGACATCGCAATCTTAACAAGAACAAATGCCCATTCAGAGTCCATTGCACAATACTTTCGAGCGTATAACAtaaagtttcaaaaattgactTCTCACCCCGATTGGCTTTCAGATGTTAggattcaatttttgatcGATCTTCTTAGACTTGCTACAATAGCCCATTACGAAGTCAATGCTGGCAAAGAAGAGCTAgagaaaaagttgaaaagtgACTTTAGTGTCGTTGTAACACTGAGCGCTATGAGAGGTGTTAGCGATCAGTCTATCCAGCGTCTCTATTTGGATTGCAGGCAGAAATCAATGCCTTTTTGGATGTACCTTACACATGTACCAGCTTCTAGATGGCCTGTTAATGCCGCCTGTaggcaaaaaattgaaagtttcAAAGTGAATTTGAGTAAATTAATTGCTGGTGGTGCTCTCTTTGATATGAATGATCATTCGCAGCTATTTAAGCATATTTGTTGTACCGCTAATGCCTTCGATTCTCAGGTCATGCAGTTTAAAAATAAACAAGAATTGGATACTTTTAAGTCGCATCTGGAACAGATGCTACTAGTGATGAAATACTGCGCATGTAATAAAGGCAGTGATTCATCCTTGGTGGAGGTTTTTCTTGAATCATATTACGATAAAAGTGGTTCAAACTACCCTGTAGATTTTAAAATGAGTAAACAGGACGAAATAAATATATCCACCAttcattcttcaaaaggGTTGGAGTTTCCTGTAGTCTTTTTGATGGGCACACCGCACACAGTGCTCCCTATAGAAAGTAAAGCTCTTTATGTTGGTATGACAAGGGCAAGGAATTTATTGTACCTTATTAATATAAGGCATCCGAAAATAAATTCCAGATTGAAAACATCCACACCGAGCCTGCTTTTGAACCAAAGCTTTTGGAAGTACTTTTGCATTGACCTGAATAGACCGACAAACGTACAACGAGGATTGAGCCTACACAAATATTCAATGCTTAAGAATAAATATAACTTCAGttccaaaaacaaaagaagctATTCAACTATgtgcaaaaaaattatttcttttgtggCTACTAGATACAAAGTACATTAA
- the VPS72 gene encoding Vps72p (similar to Saccharomyces cerevisiae VPS72 (YDR485C); ancestral locus Anc_3.100), with protein MEDSASDSHDEQELLMSTRQRRSNAGNRMRKLLEQELEEMKSKTDALNDDELDLLFQEDADDEEFEGEGSSSEAEGSEEPERVFEPPKEPTTANDDMLLSDSEPESSEQEGDDAGERELQDERARQRKKRKKNLAPVIKKKSKISTDELDGQVRQQLHHELLNAESLLVADRRTSKRSSVVANKLEVYAKLSRAEKKRKVIQERIKKHKALQREVVLTQEDRMRIALETEKFNLLSLNKYKEQEVSKKQSRLAMQKRQKIKFRPGEVVIQELSIAWNVDPVMELEDKQYWDAQLKKREKKKKKYPRRQKKHNLEPLDKTEKDAVNNQQIDQGKNENMGKGLGDVAVAGTTENRSHVSFEETNMHTKADYGIEEMGQDTSKEGKNTMGVKKKEDSQEGEQSSKENITSDVIENKVCKDTSHNPTDSLNISKDNKEDELKDDCANKSKFTAGSVNGIEIPNFRDTSRVPEDTSGTRLADDNGKGIQLGTIEKEDGKIKKQVTFAEQTVTTHIDPDANPSLEGSFQNIEPTGVISDNAQQSDGLPLEESHEELIYEGPPQLVAKDMVSLYRFPSETYEGDVRDELFGKQWSNATRQRSPTVENICKITMPENALSYTANTSIIPDLSFLENFPAFGEYGRKIVHDTGGNKHEELEVEIKTQPPSGVLFSNGVRKRCLITNKECHYFDPKNGVPYSDVEAYRVIQEIQDSSIAESHENSEPHYQWVGFRNGGIYLDLLQKPANNVPEGF; from the coding sequence ATGGAGGACTCAGCATCTGACAGTCATGATGAGCAGGAGCTCTTAATGTCTACGAGGCAACGCCGTTCCAATGCAGGAAATAGGATGAGGAAGCTTTTAGAACAAGAAttagaagaaatgaaatctAAAACTGACGCCTTGAACGATGATGAACTCGACcttttgtttcaagaagatgcagatgatgaagaatttgagGGGGAAGGGAGCTCTAGTGAGGCAGAGGGTAGTGAAGAGCCTGAAAGAGTATTCGAACCGCCGAAAGAGCCTACTACTGCGAACGATGATATGCTTTTGAGTGATTCTGAACCAGAATCTTCTGAACAGGAAGGGGATGATGCAGGTGAAAGAGAGCTGCAAGACGAAAGAGCTAGacagagaaagaagagaaagaagaacttGGCACCTgtgataaagaaaaaatccaagATTTCGACCGATGAGTTAGATGGTCAAGTGAGGCAGCAGTTGCACCACGAGCTTTTAAATGCAGAAAGTCTGCTTGTCGCCGATAGAAGAACATCAAAGAGATCATCTGTGGTGGCAAATAAACTAGAAGTATACGCAAAACTGTCGCGAgcagagaagaaaaggaaggtAATACAGGAGAGGATTAAAAAGCATAAAGCACTCCAAAGGGAGGTGGTACTTACACAAGAAGACAGAATGAGAATAGCATTGGAAACTGAAAAGTTCAATCTTTTGAGTTTGAATAAGTATAAGGAGCAGGAAGTATCCAAGAAACAGAGCAGACTTGCTATGCAAAAGCGGCAAAAAATAAAGTTCAGACCAGGTGAAGTTGTCATACAAGAGCTGTCAATAGCGTGGAATGTCGATCCAGTTATGGAGCTAGAAGATAAGCAATACTGGGATGCtcagttgaaaaagagagagaaaaaaaagaagaaatatcCTCGTagacaaaagaaacatAATCTCGAACCTCTTGATAAGACGGAGAAAGATGCAGTGAATAACCAACAGATCGATCagggaaaaaatgaaaacatgGGAAAGGGCCTAGGTGATGTTGCTGTTGCCGGAACGACAGAAAACCGATCACATgtttcatttgaagaaacaaatatGCATACAAAGGCGGATTatggaattgaagaaatgggTCAAGATACGAGCAAAGAGGGAAAGAACACTATGGGCgtaaaaaagaaggaagatAGTCAAGAAGGTGAACAGTCCAGTAAGGAGAACATAACTAGCGACGTTATAGAAAATAAAGTGTGCAAGGACACATCACATAATCCAACAGATAGcttaaatatttcaaaagataacaAAGAAGACGAATTGAAGGATGATTGCGCTAATAAGTCAAAATTTACAGCGGGTTCGGTAAATGGTATTGAAATACCAAACTTCCGAGATACATCCAGAGTCCCTGAGGATACTTCTGGGACAAGGCTGGCAGACGATAACGGGAAAGGTATACAACTTGGCACAATAGAGAAGGAAGAtggaaaaataaaaaaacaggtCACATTCGCAGAACAAACTGTCACAACTCACATTGATCCAGACGCGAATCCATCACTGGAAggttcttttcaaaacattgaACCCACAGGTGTTATTTCGGATAATGCACAACAATCCGATGGCCTTCCTTTAGAAGAAAGTCATGAAGAGCTCATATACGAAGGACCTCCTCAATTAGTCGCTAAAGATATGGTTAGTTTATATAGATTTCCATCCGAGACATATGAAGGGGACGTGCGCGATGAGCTTTTTGGTAAGCAATGGTCAAATGCCACCCGTCAAAGATCGCCAACCGTGGAAAATATCTGCAAAATTACTATGCCTGAAAATGCATTAAGCTACACAGCAAATACTTCCATAATCCCAGATCTATCCTTCCTTGAAAACTTTCCTGCCTTTGGTGAGTATGGTAGAAAGATAGTTCACGACACGGGAGGAAATAAGCACGAAGAACTAGaagttgaaatcaaaactCAACCACCTAGTGGTGTTCTTTTTAGTAATGGAGTAAGGAAGAGGTGCCTAATTACAAACAAGGAGTGCCACTATTTTGATCCAAAGAATGGCGTTCCCTATTCAGATGTGGAAGCTTACAGGGTCATTCAGGAAATTCAGGATTCTTCAATTGCTGAATCTCACGAAAATTCCGAGCCGCATTACCAATGGGTTGGCTTTAGAAATGGTGGTATATATCTcgatcttcttcaaaagcctGCAAACAATGTCCCCGAAGGTTTTTAG
- the COQ3 gene encoding hexaprenyldihydroxybenzoate methyltransferase (similar to Saccharomyces cerevisiae COQ3 (YOL096C); ancestral locus Anc_3.99) — protein MLSRLKVTGMSNNLINPALKGFGPWAKTACQQLSRHSGLGLRANGTSASADEISHFQELAPTWWDVSGPQRILHLMNNARMDFIQQTLKNSVKISDPETYIPGFNYRGFLPPYVARNIDHELELAISKSQTEEKISVLDVGCGGGILSEALARLSNVKHVTGIDLTAECIAVAKNHALADPSLKGKLDYEYQALEKVPGIYDVVTCFEMLEHVDNPGQILRHSWLKLKPNGILFLSTINRDIVSWFTTIFMGEYVLKIVPKGTHHLSKYIKSSEIQEWFQQNEPSTHEILQTKGTMYLPLKGWVEHDCSDVGNYFMAIGKL, from the coding sequence ATGCTGAGCAGGCTGAAGGTAACAGGGATGAGCAATAACTTGATAAACCCTGCCTTAAAAGGGTTTGGTCCGTGGGCGAAGACTGCATGCCAACAATTGAGCAGACACAGTGGTTTAGGGTTGAGAGCAAATGGCACATCGGCATCTGCCGATGAAATAAGCCATTTCCAGGAACTGGCACCCACTTGGTGGGATGTCAGTGGTCCTCAAAGAATTTTGCATTTAATGAACAATGCCAGAATGGACTTTATACAACAAACTCTGAAGAATAGTGTCAAAATAAGTGATCCAGAAACATATATTCCAGGATTTAATTATCGTGGCTTCTTGCCGCCATATGTGGCTCGTAACATTGATCATGAATTGGAACTTGCGATAAGCAAAAGTCAAACTGAGGAAAAGATTTCTGTGCTAGATGTTGGCTGCGGAGGGGGAATCCTTTCTGAGGCACTTGCAAGATTATCAAATGTGAAACATGTTACAGGAATAGATCTGACAGCAGAATGCATTGCAGTTGCCAAAAACCACGCATTAGCTGACCCAAGTCTCAAAGGTAAACTTGATTATGAATATCAGGCGTTGGAAAAGGTTCCTGGTATTTATGATGTCGTGACgtgttttgaaatgttAGAGCATGTCGACAATCCCggtcaaattttgagaCACTCGTGGTTGAAACTGAAACCCAATGGAATCCTTTTTCTGAGTACAATTAACAGAGACATCGTCTCTTGGTTCACCACAATTTTTATGGGAGAGTATGTCCTTAAGATTGTCCCTAAGGGAACACATCACTTGAGCAAATATATAAAATCATCTGAAATACAAGAATGGTTCCAACAAAATGAACCTTCTACGCACGAAATCCTACAAACAAAAGGCACTATGTATTTGCCACTCAAAGGTTGGGTAGAACACGATTGTTCCGACGTTGGTAACTATTTTATGGCTATTGGAAAATTATAG
- the VPS60 gene encoding Vps60p (similar to Saccharomyces cerevisiae VPS60 (YDR486C); ancestral locus Anc_3.98) translates to MNRVFGYGNKKTHDQLLQESGRAMDQAQQGLQERVSQLDTQISQLNFQLQSLQKKISSARSSAGQRPLRQQALKLLNKRKKLEQMRDSLDSQSWSMSQAQMTSDNLKNTMITVNALKQTNKALKSQYGKINIDKLQDMQDEMMDLIEQGDELQEILSANTLNGDIEDIDESELDAELDALGEEDLTVPGIEESGIDMPSYLSGAVPQFIDEEPQEETTNKALENAQ, encoded by the coding sequence ATGAATAGGGTTTTTGGTTATGGGAATAAGAAAACTCACGATCAGCTGCTACAAGAGTCCGGTAGGGCAATGGATCAGGCCCAACAGGGTCTACAGGAAAGGGTTTCACAGTTGGATACACAAATTTCTCAACTAAATTTCCAATTACAGAGCCTACAAAAGAAGATAAGTTCTGCAAGGTCATCTGCTGGCCAGAGACCTTTGAGACAGCAAGCCCTTAAGCTActaaataaaagaaagaagttggAGCAGATGCGTGATTCACTAGATTCACAGTCATGGTCAATGTCGCAAGCTCAAATGACCAGtgacaatttgaaaaatacaatgatCACTGTCAATGCATTGAAGCAGACCAACAAGGCTTTGAAATCACAATATGGTAAAATAAATATCGACAAGCTACAAGATATGCAAGACGAAATGATGGATTTAATCGAACAAGGAGATGAATTACAGGAAATATTATCAGCAAACACTTTAAATGGGgatattgaagatataGACGAAAGTGAGCTAGATGCGGAACTAGACGCGCTGGGTGAAGAGGATCTAACCGTTCCGggaattgaagaatctGGAATAGATATGCCATCTTATTTATCGGGCGCTGTTCCTCAGTTTATTGACGAAGAGCCACAAGAAGAAACCACCAACAAAGCGCTGGAAAACGCTCAATAG
- the WRS1 gene encoding tryptophan--tRNA ligase WRS1 (similar to Saccharomyces cerevisiae WRS1 (YOL097C); ancestral locus Anc_3.97) has product MSKQEVEQSAQAMENLDLKSATGKKEQVVTPWDVEGAVNEEGVAQIIDYEKLLQQFGTKPITPETLERFEKVTGQRPHHFLRKGLFYSERDIHKILDLYEQGKPFFIYTGRGPSSDSVHLGHMIPFLFSKWLQDVFDVPLVIELTDDEKFLFKQKLTIQDVKKFAAENAKDIIAVGFNPENTFIFSDLEYMGKGFYETVVRVSRQITGSTAKAVFGFTDSDCIGKIHFASIQIASAFPSSFPDVLGLPEKTPCLIPCAIDQDPYFRVCRDVADKLKYSKPSLIHAKFFPALQGSTTKMSASDEFSSIFMTDTPKQIQKKINKYAFSGGQVSIELHRKLGGNPDIDVAYQYLSFFKDDDKFLEETANNYRSGDLLSGEMKKLCVETLQEFVKGFQDRRKNVTDEVLENFMKPHKLVWGQKERLVPAKPKAPKTKK; this is encoded by the coding sequence ATGAGCAAACAAGAAGTGGAGCAATCTGCGCAAGCAATGGAAAACCTTGACCTCAAGAGTGCTACTGGCAAGAAGGAACAAGTTGTTACACCGTGGGACGTGGAAGGTGCGGTTAATGAAGAAGGTGTTGCGCAGATCATTGATTATGAAAAGTTGCTACAACAATTTGGTACTAAACCAATCACTCCTGAAACATTggaaagatttgaaaaagtgaCCGGCCAAAGGCCCCATCATTTCCTGCGTAAAGGTCTCTTTTACAGTGAACGTGACATCCACAAGATTCTTGATCTATATGAACAAGGTAAGccttttttcatatatacTGGTAGGGGCCCCTCTAGTGACTCTGTTCATTTAGGTCATATGATTCCATTTCTATTTTCCAAATGGTTGCAAGATGTTTTTGATGTCCCACTAGTTATTGAATTAACCGATGATGAGAAATTCTTATTCAAGCAGAAATTGACAATTCAAGATGTCAAAAAGTTTGCAGCTGAAAACGCAAAAGATATCATCGCAGTTGGTTTCAATCCGGAAAATACCTTTATCTTCTCCGATCTTGAGTATATGGGTAAGGGGTTTTATGAGACTGTTGTACGTGTGTCCAGACAAATTACAGGTTCTACAGCTAAAGCAGTATTCGGCTTCACGGATTCCGATTGCATTGGTAAGATCCATTTTGCTTCTATCCAGATTGCTTCTGCATTTCCAAGCTCATTCCCTGATGTACTAGGTTTACCAGAGAAGACACCATGTTTAATTCCATGCGCCATTGATCAAGATCCATATTTCAGAGTTTGCAGAGATGTTGCagataaattgaaatactCGAAGCCTTCTTTGATACATGCTAAATTTTTCCCCGCTCTACAGGGCTCGACAACAAAGATGTCAGCATCCGATGAGTTCAGTTCTATTTTTATGACTGACACACCAAAAcaaattcagaaaaagattaatAAGTATGCTTTCAGTGGTGGACAAGTATCTATTGAACTTCATAGAAAGTTAGGTGGTAATCCTGATATTGATGTTGCATACCAATACCTGTCATTTTTCAAGGACgatgataaatttttggagGAGACAGCTAATAATTATAGAAGTGGTGATCTATTATCAGgtgaaatgaaaaaactgtGTGTAGAAACGTTACAGGAATTTGTGAAAGGATTCCAAgatagaagaaaaaatgttACCGACGAAGTATTGGAGAATTTTATGAAACCACACAAATTGGTTTGGGGTCAAAAGGAAAGACTCGTCCCAGCAAAGCCAAAAGCTCCAAAGACCAAGAAATGA
- the RIB3 gene encoding 3,4-dihydroxy-2-butanone-4-phosphate synthase RIB3 (similar to Saccharomyces cerevisiae RIB3 (YDR487C); ancestral locus Anc_3.96), whose product MPSDKTFISINDAIEHFKQNKFLIVMDDADRENEGDLICAAAGVTTEQLAFLVRHSSGYVCAPMSNEIADKLDLPLLRTGMKFQANSDDRYGTAYTITVDIAEGTTTGISAHDRALTCSKLADPSSKATDFLKPGHVCPLRAVDGGVLKRRGHTEAGVDLCKLSGLPPVSVICELVNDSDGSMMTLANCKEFGREYDIPLVSIEDLVQYLAQK is encoded by the coding sequence ATGCCAAGCGAtaaaactttcatttcGATTAATGATGCGATTGAGCATTTCAAACAGAATAAGTTTTTAATTGTTATGGATGATGCTGATAGAGAAAATGAAGGAGACTTGATTTGTGCAGCAGCAGGTGTCACAACGGAACAATTAGCATTTTTAGTACGCCATTCTTCCGGGTACGTGTGTGCACCGATGAGCAACGAAATAGCTGACAAGCTAGATTTACCATTATTGAGAACGGGAATGAAGTTTCAGGCTAATTCAGATGACAGATATGGTACTGCGTACACAATCACAGTGGATATTGCTGAAGGTACAACTACGGGTATCTCAGCGCACGATAGGGCATTGACTTGCTCAAAGCTGGCAGACCCAAGCTCCAAAGCAACAGACTTTTTGAAGCCAGGCCATGTTTGCCCATTGAGAGCTGTAGATGGTGGTGTATTGAAGAGACGTGGTCACACAGAAGCTGGTGTCGATCTGTGCAAACTGAGTGGCCTGCCACCGGTGTCAGTGATATGCGAATTGGTTAACGATAGCGACGGCTCTATGATGACACTAGCTAACTGCAAAGAGTTTGGTAGAGAATATGATATACCATTGGTCTCAATCGAGGATTTGGTCCAGTACTTGGCGCAAAAATAG